A single region of the Caldisericum sp. genome encodes:
- a CDS encoding TRAP transporter large permease subunit has product FLPVLTAFKIDPLFFGVMATVALAIGQITPPVAVNLYVTSNLIKKSLDQTSKEIWSFVAFAIIGLLIITFFPKLSLLLPIASKLYTP; this is encoded by the coding sequence TTCCTTCCTGTTCTTACAGCATTCAAGATTGATCCACTGTTCTTTGGTGTTATGGCAACCGTTGCTCTTGCAATAGGTCAAATAACGCCACCAGTTGCTGTGAACTTATATGTTACATCTAACCTCATTAAAAAATCTCTTGACCAAACTTCAAAGGAAATCTGGTCATTTGTTGCATTTGCAATCATAGGTTTGCTTATTATTACCTTCTTCCCCAAACTTTCCCTTCTATTGCCTATTGCATCAAAACTTTATACTCCGTAA
- a CDS encoding beta-hydroxyacyl-ACP dehydratase, with protein sequence MIKNLGIDKIKEILPHREPFLFVDEILEVEPGVSAVGKRTFTQSDFFFKGHFPDFPIVPGVILIEFSAQVSAFMILLKDEYKNLFGYLTGVETFRFVKKVEENQTVIAKSKVLDFRHNIAKSEVELFVTDTLVAKGVIKAFFVDKNSLGGAF encoded by the coding sequence ATGATAAAAAATTTGGGTATTGATAAAATAAAGGAAATACTTCCGCACAGGGAGCCATTCCTTTTTGTTGACGAAATCCTCGAGGTTGAGCCTGGAGTAAGTGCAGTTGGAAAAAGGACATTTACACAGAGCGATTTTTTCTTTAAAGGACATTTTCCCGATTTTCCAATTGTACCAGGGGTAATCCTTATCGAGTTTTCTGCGCAGGTCTCTGCGTTTATGATTCTTCTTAAGGATGAGTATAAAAATCTCTTTGGGTATCTTACAGGTGTTGAGACTTTCAGGTTTGTAAAAAAGGTAGAGGAAAATCAAACAGTTATTGCAAAGAGCAAAGTTCTCGATTTCAGGCATAACATAGCAAAAAGCGAAGTCGAACTTTTTGTTACTGATACTCTTGTTGCAAAAGGAGTCATAAAGGCATTTTTTGTTGATAAAAATTCTTTAGGAGGTGCGTTTTGA